The genomic region CCGTGCCGAGGTTTATGCCGATATTATAAGCGTCGGGCCTGCATACCGCGCTCAGCGCCTTGCACGACATCTGCGTGAGCTGCATAATTTCGAGGCTCTCTTCGTCGGTAAGCTCCGTCAGATCAGCGATGTGGCGGTAGGGCGGGATAAGCAGATGCCCATTGGAATATGGGAAGGCGTTCATAATCACAAACGCGTGCTTGCCGCGATAGAGTATGCGGTTTTTCTCGTCATTATCCTCTTTTGGAAAGACGCAGAAGATGCATCCCTCAGTCTTGTTTCCCACGATGTATTCAAGGCGCCAGGGCGCCCAAAGCTGCTGCATATAATTCCTCTCACTACATAAGTCAGTGATAATCTACACGAATCTCGTCTGTTAGTCAACCGTTTTACGGTATAAGCTGAAGAAGCATGCCAGTTGACAGAGGAGACAGCGCAAAGTAAGATACAGCTTATCTCAACATAAAATCCGGAGTCGAGCAGTGCAAGAATCTCAAAGCAAGGTTAACGAAATCGCATGGTCATACAGAGCATATGAGCACTGGCTGCGATACAGCGGTCAGCCGGACCAGGCTGCTGCTCAGATGAAAGATGATCCGACGTCATTTCTCAAGCATGAATTGCCGTATCTGGGCGATGTCACAGGAAAACGCGTTATTAATTTGATGGGGTCGAATGGCCGCAAAGCAGT from Armatimonadota bacterium harbors:
- a CDS encoding HIT domain-containing protein, yielding MQQLWAPWRLEYIVGNKTEGCIFCVFPKEDNDEKNRILYRGKHAFVIMNAFPYSNGHLLIPPYRHIADLTELTDEESLEIMQLTQMSCKALSAVCRPDAYNIGINLGTAAGAGIADHLHLHIVPRWNGDTNFMPVFADVKVIPESLEATYKKLKIEFDRLAG